CGGTTGAGTAGAAAACAGGTAAGAGGCGTTGTGGAGAAATATGAGAAACAGGCAATTCGCTGTAAAAACACTCTCCAAACTAGATTAATTGTGGTTTAATTATGGAATTCACAATTAGAACGCCTCTTACCCAAAAAAGCATCACCTGTCTCTATCTCGTTGCTTAATAAAAATATGTTTGAAAATAAAGGCAAGATGGGAGGTGGATCCGACAAATATTGCCCATGTTCCTGTTCAACCATAGATGTTTGATCTATTCATAACAATATTACGAGGAGAGAATAAGAATATGCTACACAGAAAGCTCGCATTATCAGTAATTTCGATTCTTTTAATTATCACCTTTGTGCTGTCCGGATGCGGTGGTGCTGCAGCCCCAGATGTCGCTGAAGGATATACTGGCACTGTGGTAAAAAGTGTTCCACAGGACCTGGTGGATGCCTGCAAAAAAGAAGGCGGGATGACCATCATCGCCACCCCTCCCGACTGGGCGAACTATGGCGAGATTTTTGCTGACTTCCAGACTACTACCGGTGTCAAGATTAACTCCCTCGACCCGAATGCCGGCTCGGCCGATGAATTAGCCGCCATCGAAGCCAACAAGAACAACAAAGGTCCACAGGCTCCGGATATCGTCGATGTCGGTTACGCCTATGGGGCGACCGGTATGGCATCAGGCTATTACATGCCATATAGGGTTACCACCTGGGACAAAATCCCCGACACTTTGCTAGGCATTCCTGCAAAGGACCCCAATGGTTTCTGGACCGGTGGCTACTATGGCGTGATGGTCTTCTTGGTGAACACTGCAGTCGTGCAGAACGTCCCCCAAAATTGGGCAGACCTGCTTAAACCCGAGTATAAAGGACAGGTTGCATTATCCGGCCCTGCCACCACCTCCAACCAAGCGATCCAGATCATTTATGCTGCTGGCTTGGCCAACGGCGGTACGCTGGATAACGCTCAGCCCGGTCTCGATTTCTTCAACGAATTAAACAAGGTTGGTAACTTTGTTCCGGTGGTTGCTAAGGTAGGAACTGTTGCCCAAGGCGCCACTCCCATCACTCCATTCTGGGACTATCTGGCCTTTGGTTACCGCGATTCATTCGCTGGTAATCCTCCAGTGCAGGTTGTTTATCCCTCCCCAACCATTGCCAGTATGTACGTGCAGGCCATCAGCGCCTATGCGCCCCACCCCAACTGTGCTAAAGTCTGGATGGAGATCCTCCACTCTGATGAGGGTCAGCTGGCCTGGATGAAGGGCTATGCTCATGGCGTGCAGCAGGCGGATCTGGAAGCCCGCGGAGTGATCCCAGCTGACTTAGCAGCCAAATTACCCGCTTCAAGTTCTTATGCCTCAGCAGTAGCTCCCAGCCCTGCCCAGCTTGAAGCAGCCACTACGCTGATCAAATCAGGCTGGATGACAACCGTTGGTGTGGCTCAATCCACTGCCACGCCCGAACCAACTCCGTAAATCGGTCATGACCGTTTCAGATGCAGTAAAGCGGGACGCGCCACAGGCGCGTCCCGCTCGAACCAAAGTATCCTGGGCGTGGCTGGGAGTCCTGCCTTTCTTCATATTTACCTTCCTTTTCCTTATCTATCCATCTTCGACCATCGTTATCCGAAGTTTTCAAGATTCGGTCACCAAAGCCTTTACCTTTGAAAATATCAATAAATTACTCCATTCTCAGTATTTGATCCAATCGTATTGGATTAGCATCAAGCTGAGTCTGATTACAGCTCTGGGCGGCGGTTTTTTTGGCTTCCTGCTGGCCTATGCAGCCATCCGGGGTGGGCTGCCAAAATCGATGTATGCGGCATTGATGACATTTTCAGGGGTGGCCTCCAACTTTGCCGGTGTGCCCCTGGCATTCGCCTTCATTGCCCTGTTGAGCCCTACCGGGTTATTAATTGGCTGGATGAGGGCACTTGGGTATAACCCTTATTTCCATGGTTTCACCCTGTACACATTCACCGGATTAGCCATTGTCTATATGTATTTCCAATTCCCCCTGATGGTGCTGGTGATTGCCCCTGCCATAGAAGGCATGCGCCGTGAGTGGCTGGAAGCTTCCGAAAACCTGGGAGCCAGTTCATTTCAATACTGGCGTTATGTGGCTTTACCCATTTTAGGGCCAGCTCTTTTAGGAACCATGATCTTGCTGTTTGGAAATGCCTTTGGGGCATATGCCACCGCCCAGGCCCTTACCGGTGGGCAGATCAACCTGGTAACGATTGTGATCGGCTCGGAGCTGCGTGGGGATGTATTGGGCAATGCCGGAGTAGGCTATGCCTTATCCCTGGGAATGGTGGTTATCATGGCTTTAGCAATTGTTGGGTATACCGCCCTGCAGAGGCGGACAGAGAGGTGGCTGCGATGAAGCGGGGCAAATTCTGGGCCTGGTTCATCATGTTCCTGGGTATCCTTTATTTCTTCCTGCCCCTGGTTGCAACCTTTATCTTTTCATTGAAAGCCAGGTTGGGTGAGCTGAGTTTTCAAGCTTATTTCAATATCTTCAAAAGCCCTCAGTTTTTATACAATTTTGGAGCATCAGTAGTTTGGGCAACTTTTACGATCATCGTTGGGATCTTGATATTCGTTCCAACTGCGTTCGTAATCCGCCTCCGGGTGCCAAAAGCGCGTAGTCCGGTTGAGTTTATCACCTTGCTGCCCTTCGTAATTCCTCCAATTGTGTATGTCTTCGGTCTCGTGCGGACTTACAGCCAACCGCCACTCTTGATTGTGGATAATCCCGCGTTGCTTGTTGCAGCATACACGATACTGTCCATGCCCTACATGTATCGCTCTGTGGATACGGGAATACGAGCAATCGATGTACGTACATTGACTGAAGCAGCCCAAAGCCTTGGTGCCAGTTGGCCCACGATAATATTGCGAGTGATTCTGCCGAATATCCGCACCGCCATCTTGAGTGGAGCTTTTCTTAGTTTTGCCATTGTAATCGGTGAGTTAATTCTCGCCGGTTACCTTGTCAAACCTGCCTTTGCCCCGTACATGGCTTATGTGATGCAGCAAAAGGCCTTTGAGCCAGCCGCCATGGCTATCGTCAGCTTTGCCCTCACCTGGATTGCCATGGGCATCATCCAGCTTATTGGCCGTGGTCGAGGTGTTCAGGTTGGTGCTGGACATTAAATCTACAAAGAATGGTATCGAATGACACACTTATCACTTCACAACATTTCTAAGCAATTTGCCACGACCACTGTGGTTCAAGACTTCAACCTCGATGTGGATAAAGGGGAGTTTGTCTCCTTCCTGGGTCCTTCAGGCTGCGGTAAGACCACCACCTTGCGTATGATCGCTGGTTTCGAAATTCCCACCACAGGCACGGTGATGGTGGAGGGTAATGACATCACCCATAAAGCTCCCAACCAGCGGGATGTTGGCATGGTCTTCCAGGCTTACGCCTTGTTCCCCAACATGACTGTTGCCGGGAACATCGGCTTTGGTCTAAAGATACGTGGAGAAAAGAAAGAAAAAATCGCTGCTACTGTAAAGGAAATGTTGGCTTTGATCCACCTTGAGCAGCGCGGTGATAGTTATCCCAACCAGCTCTCTGGTGGGCAGCAGCAGCGCGTGGCCCTGGCGCGTGCCCTGGCCATTCACCCCGAGGTGCTGTTGCTGGATGAGCCGCTCTCCGCCCTGGATGCCAAAATCCGCGTCCAGCTGCGCGCCGAGATCCGTGCCATTCAGCGCAAATTGGGCATCACAACCGTCTATGTTACCCATGACCAGGAAGAGGCTCTGTCGATTTCCGACCGCATCGTGGTGATGTATGAGGGGAAGATCGAACAGGTCGGGTCGCCCTTCCAGATCTATAACTTCCCGCAAACGGCTTTCGTGGCTGGCTTCGTAGGCACGTTGAACACCACCTCAGCAGAAGTGGTCGACCCCGCTGCTCACTTGCTAAGGATCGATGGAGTTCAGCTTGAGACCTCTGATGACCTGGAAGGTAAGCAGAGAGGCGACAAGGTTACGATTGCCATCCGCCCCGAGCGCTTTAATTTCCTGGCAGTGGAAAAGAAAGCCAACATCCTGGACTGCACGATCGAGAACATCACCTTCCTCGGTTCAGTCGTCCGCATCCAGGTGGCAGT
This window of the Anaerolineales bacterium genome carries:
- a CDS encoding acriflavin resistance protein, with the protein product MTVSDAVKRDAPQARPARTKVSWAWLGVLPFFIFTFLFLIYPSSTIVIRSFQDSVTKAFTFENINKLLHSQYLIQSYWISIKLSLITALGGGFFGFLLAYAAIRGGLPKSMYAALMTFSGVASNFAGVPLAFAFIALLSPTGLLIGWMRALGYNPYFHGFTLYTFTGLAIVYMYFQFPLMVLVIAPAIEGMRREWLEASENLGASSFQYWRYVALPILGPALLGTMILLFGNAFGAYATAQALTGGQINLVTIVIGSELRGDVLGNAGVGYALSLGMVVIMALAIVGYTALQRRTERWLR
- a CDS encoding spermidine/putrescine ABC transporter ATP-binding protein; protein product: MTHLSLHNISKQFATTTVVQDFNLDVDKGEFVSFLGPSGCGKTTTLRMIAGFEIPTTGTVMVEGNDITHKAPNQRDVGMVFQAYALFPNMTVAGNIGFGLKIRGEKKEKIAATVKEMLALIHLEQRGDSYPNQLSGGQQQRVALARALAIHPEVLLLDEPLSALDAKIRVQLRAEIRAIQRKLGITTVYVTHDQEEALSISDRIVVMYEGKIEQVGSPFQIYNFPQTAFVAGFVGTLNTTSAEVVDPAAHLLRIDGVQLETSDDLEGKQRGDKVTIAIRPERFNFLAVEKKANILDCTIENITFLGSVVRIQVAVGSNRFYMDTFNNPFLELPKIGDKDQVTCSREAVLVLRQ
- a CDS encoding iron ABC transporter substrate-binding protein: MLHRKLALSVISILLIITFVLSGCGGAAAPDVAEGYTGTVVKSVPQDLVDACKKEGGMTIIATPPDWANYGEIFADFQTTTGVKINSLDPNAGSADELAAIEANKNNKGPQAPDIVDVGYAYGATGMASGYYMPYRVTTWDKIPDTLLGIPAKDPNGFWTGGYYGVMVFLVNTAVVQNVPQNWADLLKPEYKGQVALSGPATTSNQAIQIIYAAGLANGGTLDNAQPGLDFFNELNKVGNFVPVVAKVGTVAQGATPITPFWDYLAFGYRDSFAGNPPVQVVYPSPTIASMYVQAISAYAPHPNCAKVWMEILHSDEGQLAWMKGYAHGVQQADLEARGVIPADLAAKLPASSSYASAVAPSPAQLEAATTLIKSGWMTTVGVAQSTATPEPTP
- a CDS encoding spermidine/putrescine ABC transporter permease, whose translation is MKRGKFWAWFIMFLGILYFFLPLVATFIFSLKARLGELSFQAYFNIFKSPQFLYNFGASVVWATFTIIVGILIFVPTAFVIRLRVPKARSPVEFITLLPFVIPPIVYVFGLVRTYSQPPLLIVDNPALLVAAYTILSMPYMYRSVDTGIRAIDVRTLTEAAQSLGASWPTIILRVILPNIRTAILSGAFLSFAIVIGELILAGYLVKPAFAPYMAYVMQQKAFEPAAMAIVSFALTWIAMGIIQLIGRGRGVQVGAGH